The following are encoded together in the Bubalus kerabau isolate K-KA32 ecotype Philippines breed swamp buffalo chromosome 3, PCC_UOA_SB_1v2, whole genome shotgun sequence genome:
- the LOC129647261 gene encoding LOW QUALITY PROTEIN: uncharacterized protein LOC129647261 (The sequence of the model RefSeq protein was modified relative to this genomic sequence to represent the inferred CDS: substituted 1 base at 1 genomic stop codon), translating into MDVSKPKPLRVEVISFNGQPKSEVFPSAPPVTAVANFACTNHFTPPREMPACTFAFPIQFDQPAQGQNTWASLDFGMLSSFKKACTLYGPTSPYCVEFLRGWADHWIPYDFFQVAKIVLNPQQLLQWQMWVNDEARQMMIDQQSRGNPTNLTCDILTGTGAMADMTMQLANITPQMLHFIKEISCRAWAKVDSVNSDGWKCIDTRGTTKTTGKLIKGLSSSPTTKGGPNIMTLKATTSKSACIDIPSAYDMELIESYNPHKIPTGYYVPIPPRTVGQILGCSSCTMKGLVVLTGVVDEDYEGEIHVMVNVIKLGNIYLQKGEHFAQLLLLPYVKPMRASYKIRQGGFGSTNLTAALSTLLKEHQKPMLTLKIWRKNFTGMLDTGANISIIRTEEWSLEWGKTVAPSRLLGVGKADATQTFISVSYLQAYGPDXTVAYIKPYINSIPVNLWGKDFLEQMKAMISLNEPF; encoded by the exons ATGGATGTGTCAAAACCAAAACCACTTAGAGTGGAGGTCATTTCATTCAATGGACAGCCCAAATCTGaggtttttccttctgctccACCTGTAACAGCAGTTGCTAACTTTGCTTGTACTAATCACTTCACTCCTCCTCGGGAGATGCCTGCTTGCACTTTTGCTTTCCCAATACAGTTTGATCAACCTGCCCAAGGCCAGAATACTTGGGCTAGTCTAGATTTTGGTATGTTGTCTAGCTTTAAGAAAGCATGCACATTGTATGGACCTACTTCTCCTTACTGTGTAGAATTCCTCAGAGGATGGGCTGATCATTGGAttccatatgatttttttcaagtagcaAAGATAGTTCTAAATCCTCAACAATTACTTCAGTGGCAAATGTGGGTTAATGATGAGGCCCGACAAATGATGATTGACCAACAATCTCGAGGTAACCCTACCAATTTAACTTGTGATATACTTACTGGAACAGGAGCCATGGCCGATATGACTATGCAATTGGCTAATATTACCCCTCAGATGTtgcatttcattaaagaaatttcttgcagagcatgggcaaAGGTTGATAGTGTTAACTCTGATG GATGGAAATGCATTGACACCAGAggcacaacaaaaacaacagggaaactAATAAAGGGGCTATCCTCTAGCCCCACTACAAAAGGAGGACCCAACATTATGACACTGAAAGCAACTACATCTAAAAGTGCTTGCATTGATATACCTAGTGCTTATGATATGGAattaatagaatcatacaatCCTCATAAAATCCCCACTGGATATTATGTTCCGATCCCACCCAGAACAGTTGGACAAATTTTGGGATGTAGCAGCTGTACAATGAAAGGTTTAGTAGTGTTGACTGGAGTTGTGGATGAAGATTATGAAGGAGAGATACATGTCATGGTTAATGTCATAAAATTAGGAAATATATATCTACAAAAAGGGGAACACTTTGCACAattattgcttttgccatatgtCAAACCAATGAGAGCATCTTATAAAATTAGGCAGGGGGGGTTTGGTAGCACCAATCTTACTGCTGCACTATCTACCTTATTAAAGGAACATCAAAAGCCTATGCTTACTCTAAAGATATGGCGAAAAAATTTCACAGGTATGTTGGATACAGGAGCCAACATTTCCATTATTAGGACTGAAGAATGGTCCCTTGAATGGGGTAAGACTGTGGCTCCTTCCAGACTGTTAGGGGTGGGCAAAGCTGATGCTACACAAACTTTCATCAGTGTATCCTATTTACAGGCTTATGGTCCTGATTAAACTGTAGCTTACATCAAACCATATATTAACAGTATCCCTGTTAATCTGTGGGGAAAGGATTTTCTTGAACAAATGAAAGCTATGATCTCTCTAAATGAGCCTTTTTAA